A section of the Leminorella richardii genome encodes:
- a CDS encoding flavin reductase family protein translates to MSYFRSVELKHVSRLLNHGPTVLITSRDTVSKRKNVMAAAWSTPVEFAPPRVAIVVDKGAWTRELIETGGAFGICIPTAANVDLTYAVGSVSGREEDKFNRFAIPSFDSSTLGVPLIEEGCSAWLECRLLPEAGAQQKYDTLFGEVIAAAADERIFSQGRWQFESADPSLFTLHHLGAGSFICAGKVIAAKPR, encoded by the coding sequence ATGTCTTACTTTCGCTCCGTGGAGCTTAAACATGTCAGTCGCCTGCTTAATCACGGCCCGACTGTGCTTATCACGAGTCGGGATACTGTTTCAAAAAGAAAAAACGTCATGGCGGCTGCGTGGTCAACGCCGGTAGAGTTTGCTCCGCCGAGGGTGGCTATTGTTGTAGATAAAGGCGCCTGGACGAGAGAGCTGATTGAAACTGGCGGAGCCTTTGGGATCTGTATTCCAACCGCCGCAAACGTCGATCTGACGTACGCTGTCGGTAGCGTTTCAGGGCGTGAAGAAGACAAGTTTAACCGTTTCGCTATCCCTTCTTTTGATTCATCCACCCTTGGCGTTCCGCTCATTGAAGAAGGCTGCTCGGCTTGGTTAGAGTGTCGCCTGCTGCCCGAGGCGGGTGCTCAGCAAAAATATGACACGCTGTTTGGTGAGGTGATTGCTGCCGCGGCTGATGAGCGCATTTTTAGCCAAGGAAGATGGCAGTTTGAATCCGCAGATCCCTCTCTGTTTACCCTTCACCACCTTGGCGCAGGCAGTTTTATATGCGCAGGGAAAGTGATAGCGGCTAAACCGCGATAA
- a CDS encoding autotransporter outer membrane beta-barrel domain-containing protein has product MSNLMPSAKKPRFIATAVTAALMTLSSPYSFGANGADGSAATPSLNAGGGGGGTMDPVTGLGGNGGAGGLGMGGQGSSSGQAGNPGSINGTPNAVQPGVATGGAGNNGTPGSTNGSGAAGGGGGGGSAGVVVTDNSTHTNSGTIQGGAGGDGGNGGSNSTNNITDAGHGGNGGAGGDGGSGILITAAGTYNNSGSIVGGNGGSGGNTGSATAAADTTSTEIRGGSGGTGGIGGNGVMATQGATITNTGSITGGNGATGGLAANANTTANDAVTGIGGNGGLASRGGNGVLLSDTSSITNSGSIIGGNGGNGGNGGAVVAGNGAGVIGNGAAAGNGGSGISVVGSGTIVNQSNGRIVGGNGGTGGGGNSSSSGQNLSGGDGGMGGNGGSGVRLVNGGSVNNFGAISGGEGNRGGGSGSLVTSRGGDSGAGGIGIEIISAGSVVNEASGTVTGGSGGDDSAGGGGTGGIGGDAVSISGQGTVTNRGRFTGGRGGNGANSNTDGGTGAQGGSGLVIQGQGRVLNDAGATIVGGVGGSGGGGNPNNRGGDGGAGGNAVFISNGGTLTNHGRLAGGDGNRGGGGGGANGGAGGVGVNIESGGGSIINTGTISGGTGGNAGTAGNVNGTGAVGLGGIGVYGHDITIVNSGTLQGGSAFDGSSTAQAVKFTGGVNSLELQAGYRVLGNVEANNSNDTLILGGAVNARFDASSIGDTAQYRGFTAYHKTGRSVWALNNTTSAKTPWTLYAGILQIKQDASLGSADGQLTFNGGTLQMADEFNFDSTRAIVLESAGGTLDTQTFNTTLSQGITGSGGLTKLGTGTLTLTGSSSYTGLTTLAEGSLDVVGSLSGAVLAKSATVLSGSGSVGATTLESGSTLNVGSPTQPDSSASQFTINGGLTNSGTINTGRSAQTAGNKLFVNGNYTGSANSQINLNTVLGDDSSLTDRVYIQADTSGNTLVSVTNVGGKGAHTDQGIEVISVGGASNATFTKNGRIVAGPLEYSLVKKGQNWYLTSLDEGPTTEPPTGGNGGRPVYRPEAGGYLTNHAASNTIFNLTLDDREGATEYSHPLSKRSATASTFWLRQEGGQNRSRTAEEQIRSVANRYVAQMGNEFLHGDYRETGRWGAGLMAGYGNVSGTSRSSINGYKTLSDMDGYSVGAYGTWYQDAVKRTGFYADSWVMYNWFDNRVKGESLPSEHYKSRGVTASIESGYGVLLHESERQSVYLEPQAQLIWMGVKSSTLHEANGTRIQDSGQGNLQSRLGVRLYMRGHRTEDDGKGREFKPYVEADWLHNTHDFGVRMNDTLLTQHGAKNIAQLKLGVQGQINPALNVWSGTAVQIGDSGYSDVSAMVGMKYGF; this is encoded by the coding sequence ATGTCAAACCTGATGCCTTCGGCTAAAAAGCCTCGCTTCATTGCTACGGCAGTGACGGCTGCACTCATGACTCTTTCATCCCCCTATAGCTTTGGCGCCAACGGCGCAGACGGTTCGGCAGCGACGCCGTCACTCAATGCTGGCGGAGGCGGCGGTGGAACAATGGATCCGGTCACCGGATTGGGTGGAAACGGTGGCGCAGGTGGTTTAGGCATGGGGGGCCAGGGGAGTTCTAGTGGACAGGCTGGAAATCCGGGCAGCATAAACGGTACTCCTAATGCGGTTCAGCCCGGCGTAGCCACAGGCGGCGCGGGTAATAACGGTACTCCCGGTTCTACCAACGGCAGCGGTGCCGCAGGCGGCGGCGGCGGCGGTGGTTCTGCGGGCGTGGTAGTGACAGACAACAGTACCCATACCAACAGCGGGACAATTCAGGGTGGTGCGGGCGGCGATGGCGGCAACGGCGGCAGTAATAGTACCAATAACATCACGGATGCTGGCCACGGCGGCAACGGCGGTGCCGGTGGTGACGGCGGTAGCGGCATACTGATTACAGCAGCAGGTACCTACAATAACAGCGGTTCTATTGTGGGAGGGAACGGAGGTTCGGGAGGAAATACCGGCAGCGCCACGGCGGCAGCAGATACAACCAGTACCGAAATAAGAGGCGGAAGCGGCGGCACTGGTGGTATCGGCGGCAACGGCGTTATGGCGACGCAGGGTGCCACTATTACTAATACTGGCTCGATTACCGGCGGTAACGGAGCAACCGGAGGCCTAGCGGCAAACGCTAACACGACGGCCAATGACGCCGTGACGGGTATCGGCGGTAACGGCGGGCTTGCTTCCAGAGGCGGTAATGGCGTGTTGCTCAGCGACACCAGCTCCATCACTAACTCAGGCTCTATCATCGGTGGTAACGGTGGCAACGGTGGCAATGGCGGTGCCGTTGTAGCGGGTAACGGCGCGGGGGTGATTGGTAACGGTGCGGCGGCGGGAAATGGCGGCAGCGGTATTTCTGTTGTCGGCAGCGGAACCATTGTTAACCAGAGCAATGGCCGAATTGTTGGCGGCAACGGCGGTACCGGCGGCGGAGGTAACTCCAGCAGCTCCGGACAAAACCTCAGCGGCGGTGATGGCGGCATGGGCGGTAACGGCGGCAGCGGCGTGAGGCTGGTAAACGGCGGCAGCGTCAATAACTTTGGCGCCATTTCGGGCGGTGAGGGCAACCGAGGCGGCGGCAGCGGCAGTTTAGTCACCTCGCGCGGCGGTGACTCCGGCGCAGGTGGGATCGGTATTGAAATCATTAGTGCAGGTAGCGTTGTCAATGAAGCCTCAGGCACTGTAACCGGCGGCAGCGGCGGCGATGACTCGGCTGGCGGTGGCGGTACTGGCGGCATTGGTGGTGACGCCGTCTCTATTTCAGGTCAGGGTACAGTGACTAACCGGGGGCGTTTCACCGGAGGTCGCGGTGGTAACGGTGCAAACAGCAATACCGATGGGGGAACCGGTGCCCAAGGGGGCAGCGGTTTGGTCATTCAGGGGCAGGGACGCGTATTGAATGACGCCGGAGCCACCATTGTCGGCGGCGTAGGTGGTTCTGGCGGCGGCGGTAATCCAAACAACCGTGGAGGCGATGGTGGTGCAGGCGGTAACGCTGTATTCATCAGTAACGGCGGTACTCTTACTAACCACGGTCGCTTAGCGGGCGGTGACGGTAACCGAGGCGGTGGCGGTGGCGGTGCCAACGGAGGAGCAGGCGGCGTTGGTGTGAACATTGAATCCGGTGGCGGCAGCATTATTAATACGGGCACGATTTCTGGCGGCACCGGTGGCAATGCCGGTACGGCCGGTAACGTTAACGGTACTGGTGCAGTCGGGCTCGGTGGTATCGGCGTTTACGGGCACGATATCACTATTGTCAACAGCGGTACGCTACAGGGCGGGAGCGCCTTTGACGGCAGCAGCACGGCTCAAGCCGTTAAGTTTACCGGTGGCGTTAACTCCCTTGAGCTTCAGGCCGGATACCGGGTGCTGGGCAACGTTGAAGCCAATAACAGCAATGACACTCTGATTTTAGGCGGAGCCGTTAACGCTCGATTTGATGCCAGCAGCATTGGCGATACGGCACAGTATCGAGGCTTTACTGCCTACCATAAAACGGGGCGCAGCGTCTGGGCGCTAAATAACACAACCAGTGCTAAAACCCCTTGGACTCTCTATGCTGGCATTTTGCAGATTAAGCAGGACGCCAGTCTGGGAAGTGCAGACGGTCAGCTAACGTTTAACGGCGGTACGCTTCAGATGGCCGATGAGTTCAATTTTGACAGCACCCGTGCGATTGTTCTTGAAAGCGCAGGCGGAACGCTGGACACACAGACCTTCAATACAACTCTCTCTCAGGGCATCACAGGAAGCGGTGGGCTGACAAAACTAGGTACAGGGACCCTGACGTTAACCGGTAGCAGCAGCTATACAGGGCTCACCACGCTGGCAGAGGGCAGCTTAGACGTTGTCGGCTCACTGTCTGGCGCGGTATTGGCAAAATCGGCCACAGTGCTTTCCGGCAGCGGAAGCGTCGGCGCGACAACGTTGGAAAGCGGCAGCACACTCAACGTGGGCAGCCCGACACAGCCTGACAGTAGCGCTTCACAGTTCACGATCAACGGTGGGCTGACAAATAGCGGCACTATCAATACTGGCCGCAGTGCCCAAACGGCTGGAAACAAACTGTTTGTTAACGGTAACTATACTGGCAGCGCTAACAGTCAAATCAATCTCAATACCGTTCTGGGTGACGACAGCTCTTTGACCGATCGCGTTTATATTCAAGCCGATACGTCGGGAAATACGCTGGTTTCTGTCACTAACGTCGGCGGTAAAGGCGCTCATACCGATCAAGGCATCGAAGTCATTAGTGTCGGCGGTGCGTCAAACGCTACCTTTACGAAAAATGGGCGTATTGTTGCGGGACCTTTGGAATATAGCCTTGTGAAGAAAGGGCAAAACTGGTACCTGACCTCGCTGGATGAAGGCCCAACCACCGAGCCACCTACCGGCGGTAACGGAGGACGACCGGTTTATCGCCCAGAAGCGGGTGGGTACCTGACAAACCACGCCGCTTCTAACACTATTTTTAACCTCACGCTTGACGATCGAGAAGGCGCAACGGAATACAGCCATCCGCTGAGCAAGCGCTCAGCGACAGCAAGCACCTTCTGGCTGCGTCAGGAAGGAGGGCAAAATCGTTCTCGAACCGCAGAAGAGCAGATCCGCAGCGTTGCTAACCGCTATGTGGCACAAATGGGCAATGAGTTCTTACACGGCGACTATCGCGAAACGGGACGCTGGGGCGCTGGGCTGATGGCGGGATACGGTAACGTATCGGGTACATCACGGTCATCCATCAACGGCTATAAAACCCTCTCGGATATGGACGGCTATAGCGTCGGCGCTTACGGTACCTGGTATCAGGACGCCGTTAAGCGTACGGGGTTCTATGCCGACAGCTGGGTAATGTACAACTGGTTTGATAACAGAGTGAAGGGTGAAAGCCTGCCAAGTGAACACTATAAGAGCCGAGGCGTCACGGCATCGATAGAAAGCGGCTACGGCGTGTTGTTGCATGAAAGTGAAAGACAGTCTGTCTATCTGGAACCTCAGGCGCAGCTTATCTGGATGGGCGTAAAAAGCAGCACGCTTCACGAGGCTAACGGCACCCGCATTCAGGACAGCGGCCAGGGAAATCTTCAGTCACGCCTTGGCGTTCGCCTGTATATGCGCGGCCACCGTACCGAAGATGATGGAAAAGGGCGCGAGTTTAAGCCTTATGTCGAGGCTGACTGGCTGCACAATACCCACGATTTTGGTGTACGGATGAACGACACGCTGCTGACTCAGCACGGCGCTAAAAATATTGCCCAGCTTAAGCTAGGGGTACAGGGGCAGATAAACCCTGCGCTGAACGTTTGGAGCGGAACGGCGGTTCAGATCGGCGACAGCGGCTATAGTGACGTTTCCGCCATGGTGGGAATGAAGTACGGGTTTTAA
- a CDS encoding LysR family transcriptional regulator encodes METNRFGELEVFIQVVKSGSFSSAARHHSMTPSAVSKLISRLETRLGSRLFNRSTRKLQLTPEGQFFYQRGIGILSDLHDAENGASRQATPSGHLRINANVTFGHHFLIPLLPIFSSLYPDITLETVLTDTVVDMLDTRADIAVRAGPLKDSSLRARKIGSAKMAIVASPQYLAQRGTPAHPHDLEKHSLLHVNYARSTSGWPFIIDGEVVHIGGPGALSASDGETLRLLAIQHAGLTRQAMFRVKDDIEQGRLQTVLDNYTADDREDIHAMFLGQGQHMPLRVRAFIDFLVEHVRLDEECMWK; translated from the coding sequence ATGGAAACGAATCGATTTGGTGAGCTTGAGGTGTTTATTCAGGTGGTGAAAAGCGGCAGTTTTTCTTCTGCGGCTAGGCATCACAGTATGACGCCTTCTGCTGTCAGTAAGTTGATTTCCCGTTTGGAAACCAGACTTGGATCGCGCTTGTTCAATCGCTCTACGCGAAAACTGCAGCTGACGCCTGAAGGGCAATTTTTTTACCAGCGCGGCATCGGCATTCTTTCAGACCTGCATGATGCAGAAAACGGCGCTAGTCGGCAGGCGACGCCAAGCGGTCATCTGAGGATCAACGCCAACGTGACGTTTGGTCACCATTTCCTTATACCTCTGCTGCCGATATTTTCCTCTCTCTATCCTGACATTACGCTGGAAACGGTGCTAACCGATACCGTGGTCGACATGTTGGACACTCGAGCCGATATTGCCGTTCGAGCCGGGCCATTGAAGGACTCCAGCCTCAGAGCGCGTAAAATCGGCAGCGCGAAGATGGCGATTGTTGCTTCCCCCCAGTATTTGGCACAGAGAGGCACACCTGCGCATCCTCACGATTTGGAAAAGCACAGTCTACTGCACGTGAACTATGCTCGCTCCACAAGCGGCTGGCCATTTATTATCGACGGTGAAGTCGTGCATATTGGCGGCCCCGGCGCTCTGTCGGCCAGCGACGGTGAAACGCTGCGTCTGCTGGCTATTCAGCATGCCGGGCTAACAAGACAGGCGATGTTTCGCGTTAAAGACGACATTGAGCAAGGGCGTCTGCAAACCGTGCTGGATAACTATACGGCTGATGATAGGGAAGATATCCACGCTATGTTCCTCGGCCAAGGGCAGCACATGCCGCTGCGGGTTCGGGCGTTTATTGACTTTCTTGTCGAACACGTTCGTCTAGATGAAGAATGCATGTGGAAATAA
- a CDS encoding MFS transporter — protein MTHPSRIHPGVYVLAITAFAIGVAEFLVVGILPSISADLNVPIATTGGLVGLYALALAIGTPAIVLALSRFNKKRVLLVLVAIFLLGNLLSAVSSSYASLLTGRMVTALAHGSFFALGATVASNLAPKGQASKAIAIMFAGLTLAMVVGVPLGSYLGNSMGWRLPFFFVSGLALLAFLATLFWLPSLPGKQGGSVFEQLSALGNPSIWAMMAVTIFGFGASFSAFTFITPILTDITGFSSSTASLLLVVFGVATLVGNLLGGRLADTLGWHKALRLMFILLAIVLAILALSLHVKMAMVVVLFLWGILAFGMTPGFQAGMLATAERHTPKAVEFASGLNISAFNLGITLGEMAGSSLVVHHHMALTPWAGVVAAVLAHLPLIWLIGRNRQETLCPEAACEA, from the coding sequence ATGACTCATCCATCGCGCATTCACCCCGGCGTCTATGTGCTGGCGATTACCGCCTTTGCTATTGGCGTTGCAGAGTTTTTAGTGGTGGGTATTTTGCCCTCCATTTCTGCCGATCTGAATGTTCCTATTGCTACAACCGGTGGTCTGGTAGGCCTGTACGCACTGGCGTTGGCTATCGGCACACCTGCTATTGTGCTGGCTTTATCACGCTTTAATAAAAAGCGGGTGTTGCTGGTACTGGTAGCGATTTTTCTGCTAGGGAATCTGCTTTCTGCCGTTTCAAGCAGCTACGCGTCACTCTTAACAGGACGCATGGTTACCGCGCTGGCCCATGGCAGCTTCTTTGCGCTTGGGGCGACGGTGGCATCGAATCTGGCGCCTAAAGGGCAGGCCAGCAAGGCGATTGCCATTATGTTTGCCGGCCTGACGCTGGCGATGGTAGTGGGCGTTCCCCTTGGTAGTTATCTTGGCAACAGCATGGGATGGCGGCTGCCGTTTTTCTTCGTCAGTGGATTAGCGCTACTGGCGTTTCTGGCAACGCTGTTTTGGCTGCCGTCGCTGCCCGGAAAACAGGGCGGTAGCGTTTTTGAACAGCTGTCAGCCTTAGGCAATCCGTCTATCTGGGCAATGATGGCCGTGACCATTTTCGGCTTTGGCGCCAGTTTCTCTGCCTTTACTTTTATTACGCCTATCCTGACGGACATTACAGGCTTTTCTTCCTCAACCGCCAGCCTGCTGCTCGTGGTCTTCGGTGTAGCTACGCTGGTTGGCAATTTATTGGGAGGGCGACTCGCTGATACCCTTGGCTGGCACAAAGCACTGAGGCTGATGTTCATTCTTTTGGCTATCGTACTGGCAATATTGGCCTTATCTCTGCACGTTAAAATGGCGATGGTCGTAGTGCTCTTCCTGTGGGGGATTCTGGCCTTCGGCATGACGCCGGGATTTCAGGCGGGGATGTTGGCAACTGCGGAACGGCATACGCCAAAAGCTGTCGAGTTTGCTTCAGGTTTAAACATTTCTGCCTTTAATTTGGGCATTACGCTAGGGGAAATGGCCGGTAGTTCACTGGTTGTGCATCATCATATGGCGTTAACACCGTGGGCAGGAGTTGTGGCTGCCGTACTGGCGCATCTGCCGTTAATTTGGTTGATTGGGCGCAATCGGCAAGAGACGTTATGCCCAGAAGCCGCGTGCGAGGCGTAA